A genome region from Thalassotalea euphylliae includes the following:
- a CDS encoding electron transfer flavoprotein subunit beta/FixA family protein codes for MKVLVPIKRVIDYNVKVRVKPDNSDVDLANVKMAVNPFCEIAVEEAVRLKEAGTATEVVVVSIGDKKCEEQIRTALALGADRAIRIETEESLDSINIAKLLQKVVEEEAPQLVILGKQSIDSDNNQTGQMLGALTGMPQGTFASEVKVEGDKVNVTREVDGGLQTVALNLPAIVTTDLRLNEPRYAKLPDIMKAKRKPLDVKAAADFGIDLSPRANVIKVTPPAERSAGIMVESVDQLIEKLKTEAKVIS; via the coding sequence ATGAAAGTATTAGTACCCATCAAACGCGTAATTGACTATAACGTCAAAGTGCGTGTTAAACCTGACAATTCAGATGTTGACTTAGCTAACGTAAAAATGGCGGTTAACCCATTCTGTGAAATCGCAGTAGAAGAAGCGGTGCGCTTAAAAGAAGCTGGTACAGCAACAGAAGTTGTTGTTGTGTCTATCGGCGACAAGAAGTGTGAAGAGCAAATTCGTACAGCGCTAGCGCTTGGTGCTGACCGCGCTATCCGCATTGAAACTGAAGAGTCTTTAGATTCAATCAACATCGCTAAATTGCTACAAAAAGTGGTTGAAGAAGAAGCGCCACAACTAGTAATCCTTGGTAAGCAGTCAATTGACTCAGACAACAACCAGACTGGCCAAATGTTAGGTGCGCTAACAGGTATGCCACAAGGTACATTCGCTTCTGAAGTTAAAGTTGAAGGCGACAAGGTTAACGTTACTCGTGAAGTTGACGGTGGTCTACAAACTGTAGCGCTTAACCTACCTGCAATTGTAACAACTGACCTTCGTTTGAACGAACCACGTTACGCAAAACTACCAGATATCATGAAAGCTAAGCGTAAGCCTTTAGATGTTAAAGCCGCGGCTGATTTTGGTATCGACTTAAGCCCACGTGCTAACGTAATCAAAGTAACACCACCTGCAGAGCGCAGCGCTGGTATTATGGTTGAGTCTGTTGACCAATTAATTGAGAAGTTAAAAACTGAAGCGAAGGTGATCTCATGA
- a CDS encoding electron transfer flavoprotein subunit alpha/FixB family protein, whose protein sequence is MILVYAEHDNSSLKAETLKTVAAAQKIGGDIHLLVAGHNCGAVAEEAAKVGGVAKVLVADNAAYANQLAENVSLLVTELAADYDAIIATALTTGKNFMPRVAALLDVAQISDIIGIESADTFVRPIYAGNAIATVQSLDAKKVITVRATAFDAVATDGNAEVVALGQATDAGISSHVSDELTESERPDLGAAPVVISGGRGMQNGDNFKLLEGIADKLGAAIGASRAAVDAGFVPNDMQVGQTGKIVAPDLYIAVGISGAIQHLAGMKDSKVIVAINKDPEAPIFQVADYGLEADLFEALPELEGKL, encoded by the coding sequence ATGATTTTAGTTTACGCAGAACACGACAACAGCAGCTTAAAAGCTGAAACGTTAAAAACTGTTGCGGCAGCTCAAAAAATTGGCGGCGACATTCACCTTTTAGTTGCAGGTCACAACTGCGGCGCAGTTGCTGAAGAAGCAGCAAAAGTAGGTGGTGTTGCAAAAGTATTGGTAGCTGATAACGCTGCTTACGCAAACCAACTTGCTGAGAACGTTTCGTTACTAGTTACTGAATTAGCAGCAGACTACGACGCAATCATCGCAACAGCACTTACTACGGGTAAGAACTTTATGCCACGCGTTGCAGCGTTATTAGACGTTGCTCAAATTTCTGACATCATTGGTATTGAAAGTGCTGACACATTTGTTCGCCCAATCTACGCGGGTAACGCAATTGCAACCGTACAAAGCTTAGATGCTAAGAAAGTAATCACAGTTCGTGCAACTGCTTTCGACGCAGTAGCGACTGACGGTAATGCAGAAGTAGTAGCCCTAGGCCAAGCAACTGACGCTGGTATTTCTAGCCACGTTTCTGACGAACTAACGGAATCAGAGCGCCCTGACCTTGGTGCAGCACCAGTAGTTATCTCTGGTGGTCGTGGTATGCAAAATGGCGACAACTTCAAACTACTTGAAGGTATTGCTGACAAGCTTGGCGCAGCAATCGGTGCATCTCGTGCAGCGGTTGATGCTGGCTTCGTACCAAACGACATGCAAGTAGGTCAAACGGGTAAAATTGTTGCTCCTGACCTTTACATTGCCGTAGGTATTTCTGGTGCAATTCAACACTTAGCGGGTATGAAAGACTCGAAAGTAATTGTTGCGATTAACAAAGATCCAGAAGCACCTATTTTCCAAGTAGCTGACTACGGCCTAGAAGCTGACTTATTCGAAGCGTTACCTGAATTAGAAGGTAAGCTATAA
- a CDS encoding electron transfer flavoprotein-ubiquinone oxidoreductase, producing MERESMEFDVVIVGAGPSGLATACRIMQQAQEKEQELMVCVVEKGSEVGAHILSGAVFEPSSLTELFPDWKEKGAPLNTPVTGDDIYYFNGENSAHKLPGFMTPKTMHNEGNFIVSMGNICRWLAEQAEELGVEIFPGFAAQEVIYNEDGSVAGIITGDMGLDREGNEKDSFMPGMELRAKYTVFAEGCRGHLGKELINKFNLSDGKSPQHYGIGFKEIWDIDPEKHQEGLVVHSAGWPLSNDTGGGGYLYHAENNQVFVGLIVDLSYSNPHLSPFEEFQRYKHHPKISQYLEGGKRVSYGARALAKGGFNSLIKQTMPGGIIIGCDAGTMNAAKIKGNHAAMKSGLLAAETIVEALASGDEGGKDLITYDEKFKASWLYEELHSTRNFTPSMHKLGTFWGGAYTTIDQNFFGGKLPFNFRDDSLDHAQLKLASEAPVIEYAKPDGKLSFDRLSSVFLSNTNHEEEQPCHLKLADATIPMTVNMEKYAEPAQRYCPAGVYEVQETEDGKQFVINAQNCIHCKTCDIKDPSQNITWVAPEGTGGPNYPNM from the coding sequence ATGGAACGCGAATCGATGGAGTTTGATGTCGTCATCGTGGGTGCCGGTCCATCAGGTCTAGCTACAGCTTGTCGTATCATGCAGCAAGCTCAAGAAAAAGAACAAGAGTTAATGGTATGTGTGGTTGAGAAGGGCTCTGAAGTCGGTGCACATATACTCTCTGGTGCGGTATTTGAGCCAAGCTCGCTTACTGAACTTTTCCCTGATTGGAAAGAAAAAGGTGCGCCGTTAAACACGCCAGTAACCGGTGATGACATTTATTACTTCAATGGTGAGAATAGCGCACACAAATTGCCGGGCTTTATGACGCCAAAGACTATGCACAATGAAGGTAACTTCATTGTGAGCATGGGTAATATTTGTCGTTGGTTGGCTGAACAAGCTGAAGAGCTTGGCGTGGAAATTTTCCCTGGCTTTGCTGCACAAGAAGTTATTTATAATGAAGATGGCAGCGTTGCTGGCATTATTACTGGCGATATGGGCTTAGATCGCGAAGGTAATGAAAAAGATTCATTTATGCCGGGTATGGAGCTTCGTGCTAAGTACACTGTATTCGCTGAAGGTTGTCGTGGGCACTTAGGTAAAGAGCTAATTAACAAGTTCAACTTAAGTGATGGCAAATCGCCACAGCACTACGGTATTGGTTTTAAAGAAATCTGGGATATTGACCCAGAGAAGCACCAAGAAGGCCTAGTAGTTCACTCAGCTGGCTGGCCGTTAAGCAATGACACTGGTGGCGGTGGTTACTTGTACCACGCAGAAAACAACCAAGTGTTTGTTGGTTTAATTGTAGACTTAAGCTACTCAAACCCGCATTTAAGCCCGTTTGAAGAGTTCCAACGTTACAAGCATCATCCAAAAATTAGCCAGTATTTAGAAGGTGGTAAGCGTGTTTCTTACGGTGCACGTGCACTTGCTAAAGGTGGTTTTAACTCTTTGATCAAGCAAACTATGCCTGGCGGTATTATCATCGGCTGTGATGCTGGCACCATGAATGCAGCGAAAATCAAAGGTAACCATGCGGCGATGAAATCTGGCCTATTAGCCGCTGAAACAATTGTTGAGGCGTTAGCGAGCGGCGATGAAGGCGGCAAAGACCTAATCACTTACGATGAGAAGTTTAAAGCGTCTTGGTTATACGAAGAGTTGCACAGCACGCGTAACTTCACACCATCAATGCACAAACTAGGTACATTCTGGGGAGGTGCTTACACGACCATCGACCAAAACTTCTTTGGTGGTAAATTGCCGTTTAACTTCCGAGATGACTCGCTTGATCACGCGCAATTAAAATTGGCAAGTGAAGCACCTGTTATTGAATACGCTAAGCCAGATGGCAAGTTAAGCTTTGACCGTTTATCTTCAGTGTTTTTATCGAACACTAACCACGAAGAAGAGCAGCCGTGTCACTTAAAACTGGCTGATGCAACCATCCCAATGACAGTGAACATGGAAAAATATGCCGAGCCTGCACAGCGTTACTGTCCGGCTGGGGTATACGAAGTACAAGAAACTGAAGACGGTAAGCAGTTTGTGATTAATGCGCAAAACTGTATTCACTGTAAAACGTGTGATATCAAAGACCCGAGCCAGAATATTACGTGGGTAGCACCAGAAGGTACGGGTGGTCCAAACTATCCAAATATGTAG
- a CDS encoding response regulator — MANITPSELSILLIEPSDTQRKIIVGELEKAGITQITTANNVAESIAIVDRHPPDLITSAMYFDDGTALDVLKHIKTSDKHADIAFMLVSSEYKKESLEEFKQSGVVALLPKPFTPEHLSAAINTTIDLLSPDEMELDYFDVNDIRVLLVDDSTLARNHIRRVLNNLGLQKVTEAEDGKQAIGILEDNMFDIVVTDYNMPEVDGRELTKYIREQSQQSHLPVLMVTSESSETHLANIEQDGVNALCDKPFEPQFVKQLLFQLLQQ; from the coding sequence ATGGCAAATATTACCCCAAGCGAACTCTCTATTTTATTAATAGAGCCCTCGGATACTCAACGTAAAATTATTGTTGGCGAATTAGAAAAGGCTGGAATTACACAAATTACCACCGCGAACAATGTTGCCGAAAGTATTGCGATTGTCGATCGTCATCCCCCCGATTTAATCACCAGTGCGATGTATTTTGATGACGGCACTGCACTTGATGTGCTCAAACATATAAAAACCAGTGACAAGCACGCTGATATTGCCTTTATGTTGGTTTCCAGCGAATACAAAAAAGAAAGTTTGGAAGAGTTTAAACAATCAGGCGTTGTTGCCTTGTTGCCCAAGCCTTTTACGCCTGAACACTTAAGTGCGGCTATTAACACTACCATTGATTTGCTATCACCGGATGAAATGGAGTTAGACTACTTTGATGTTAACGACATTCGCGTATTACTGGTTGATGATAGTACCCTTGCCCGTAACCACATCAGACGAGTGCTTAATAACCTTGGTCTACAAAAAGTAACGGAAGCAGAAGACGGTAAACAAGCCATTGGCATCTTAGAAGACAATATGTTTGATATTGTGGTTACTGACTACAACATGCCAGAAGTTGACGGTAGAGAATTGACAAAATACATTCGTGAGCAAAGCCAACAATCACACCTTCCAGTGCTAATGGTAACCAGTGAAAGTAGCGAAACTCACTTAGCGAATATCGAGCAAGACGGTGTTAATGCGCTTTGTGACAAGCCGTTTGAACCACAATTTGTTAAACAGTTGCTGTTTCAATTGTTGCAGCAATAA
- a CDS encoding sigma 54-interacting transcriptional regulator: MRFEVFSTDRLGISQEILNELANLGLNIKAMEVASGIIYLNIESRDLDFATIQQSISKVDGVSLCQQLDLLPSELKQQHLQALLKRIPDPIFDLDAAGQVISCNHHRHIYLSRPSEQVLGITLTELRQKAAFSRDVSFEEQTFQAEVTPLWIDGVFSGAVVMLKSLDKVANQLSNFQQSISFNGMEDIVGDSLPILQVKEQLFKFAGLDLPILINGETGTGKELVARAIHLQSHRKDKPFLAINCAALPEQLLESELFGYVAGAFTGASTKGKPGLFELANGGTVFLDEIAEMSVYLQAKLLRFLQDYSFRRLGGNKETQANVRIISASHQPFEQLIAQGNFRQDLYYRLNVLNLMLPPLKARVEDIKQLCDHFICQAREQTKLAKPELLPDALSVLHAYNWPGNIRQLQNVMFRLTALNSGKQISAPMIKQVLNQFTSTFDDKPTVDSLNVMRGDSSDWLSVDNWQEAQSRFESSLLKALYPHFPSTRKLAQRLAVSHNKIAIKLRQYGIKCPSD; encoded by the coding sequence ATGCGATTTGAAGTGTTTTCAACCGATCGACTTGGTATTAGCCAGGAAATATTGAATGAACTGGCTAATCTAGGCCTAAATATTAAGGCAATGGAAGTCGCTAGCGGTATTATTTACCTTAATATCGAAAGCCGAGATTTAGACTTTGCAACTATTCAGCAATCTATTTCAAAAGTGGACGGTGTCAGCCTTTGCCAGCAGCTCGACCTGCTGCCTAGTGAGCTAAAGCAGCAACATTTACAAGCTCTACTTAAACGAATTCCTGATCCCATCTTTGATCTTGATGCCGCGGGGCAAGTCATCTCATGTAATCATCACCGTCATATCTATTTGTCGCGCCCAAGCGAGCAAGTATTAGGGATTACGCTTACAGAGCTTAGGCAGAAAGCTGCCTTTAGCCGAGATGTTAGCTTTGAGGAGCAAACTTTCCAAGCTGAAGTCACTCCCTTATGGATTGATGGTGTTTTTAGCGGTGCTGTTGTTATGCTTAAATCGCTAGATAAAGTTGCAAATCAATTATCTAATTTTCAACAATCCATTAGCTTTAACGGTATGGAAGATATCGTCGGTGATTCACTACCGATTCTTCAGGTCAAAGAGCAGCTTTTCAAGTTTGCGGGGCTAGATTTACCCATATTGATAAATGGTGAAACAGGTACAGGTAAAGAGCTGGTTGCTCGGGCAATTCACCTGCAAAGTCATCGAAAAGACAAACCATTCTTAGCGATTAACTGCGCGGCTCTACCTGAACAATTACTAGAGAGTGAGCTATTTGGCTATGTTGCCGGTGCTTTTACAGGGGCAAGTACAAAAGGTAAACCAGGGTTATTTGAGTTAGCAAATGGTGGCACGGTTTTTCTTGACGAAATTGCAGAAATGTCAGTTTACCTGCAAGCTAAGTTATTACGGTTTTTGCAAGATTATAGCTTTCGCAGATTGGGTGGAAATAAGGAAACACAAGCGAATGTGCGAATTATCTCTGCTAGTCATCAACCGTTTGAACAACTCATTGCCCAAGGCAACTTTAGGCAAGATCTATATTATCGACTCAATGTACTCAATCTTATGCTCCCCCCGCTTAAAGCCAGAGTCGAAGATATTAAACAACTGTGTGATCATTTTATTTGCCAAGCTCGCGAGCAAACCAAATTAGCTAAACCAGAATTGCTGCCAGATGCGCTTAGCGTTTTGCATGCTTACAACTGGCCTGGGAATATCAGGCAGCTACAAAATGTGATGTTTAGGCTAACGGCATTAAATAGTGGTAAGCAAATTTCAGCGCCAATGATTAAGCAAGTGCTGAATCAATTTACTTCAACATTTGATGACAAGCCTACGGTTGATTCATTAAACGTTATGCGGGGTGATTCATCAGACTGGTTGAGTGTAGATAACTGGCAAGAGGCGCAATCTCGGTTTGAAAGTAGCTTATTGAAGGCGCTTTATCCGCATTTCCCTAGCACACGTAAACTTGCACAACGACTAGCTGTTTCCCATAACAAAATTGCGATAAAGCTGAGGCAATATGGTATTAAATGCCCAAGTGATTAG
- a CDS encoding stress response translation initiation inhibitor YciH, whose translation MSWQDQLSTLVYSTDKGRIKEETEETVTPSDGFAKVRRETKGRKGKGVVVISGLGLAAKELKNLASKLKKSCGTGGSVVGETIEVQGDKRDVIKTVLEKEGFKVKFIGG comes from the coding sequence ATGTCTTGGCAAGATCAATTATCTACCCTCGTTTACTCCACCGATAAAGGTCGAATTAAAGAAGAAACTGAAGAGACCGTTACCCCAAGTGATGGCTTTGCCAAAGTGCGCCGAGAAACAAAAGGCAGAAAAGGGAAAGGCGTTGTAGTGATCTCCGGTCTAGGCTTAGCAGCAAAGGAATTAAAGAACCTAGCCAGCAAGCTAAAAAAAAGCTGTGGCACAGGTGGTAGCGTCGTTGGTGAAACCATCGAAGTGCAAGGAGACAAGCGCGACGTGATCAAAACAGTGCTAGAAAAAGAAGGTTTTAAAGTTAAATTTATTGGCGGCTAA